A single Leptospira kirschneri serovar Cynopteri str. 3522 CT DNA region contains:
- a CDS encoding septum formation initiator family protein, translating into MITLPTKVFLFSCFFSGLFYFIVLGESGIVVRSQLEESLASLQLDIERLSYENRQLEEKQKILKNDQVALEREARRFYLLSENAHIVKFRETENRSELKPVLASRLNAFRPGKQFPVPPIHFIRIFYAIFSSFICIGVFIKMRKKKLDFRNE; encoded by the coding sequence ATGATTACACTTCCAACGAAAGTCTTCTTGTTCTCTTGTTTTTTTTCAGGACTTTTTTATTTTATCGTCTTGGGAGAATCCGGAATCGTAGTACGTTCTCAATTGGAAGAATCACTTGCTTCTTTACAACTCGATATAGAAAGACTCTCTTATGAAAATAGGCAGTTGGAAGAAAAACAAAAGATTTTAAAAAACGATCAAGTTGCTTTGGAAAGAGAAGCGAGACGGTTTTATTTATTGAGTGAAAACGCTCATATCGTTAAATTTAGAGAAACAGAAAATAGATCCGAACTCAAACCGGTTTTAGCGTCTAGATTAAATGCGTTTCGTCCTGGAAAACAATTTCCAGTTCCGCCCATTCATTTTATTCGGATTTTCTATGCAATCTTCTCTAGTTTCATTTGTATTGGAGTTTTCATAAAAATGAGGAAGAAGAAACTGGATTTTAGAAACGAATAA
- a CDS encoding 6-hydroxymethylpterin diphosphokinase MptE-like protein — protein sequence MLIFGFGLGYHLESYLQKTNQPVNILILEPIGAFKSIAEKFFDRILKSYENKGHRIQIVFGLDKFLSHPLSFWLSEKTDLVSPFLHPVYSRKFPDLTLSFLDSLKQNSQNKIAKEYFQKIWIRNSIRNLTSSFQNSNTSLILSGAKDNFFQNQTLVFTGASPSLEKETDWISKNRSRFHLLASDTSLGWILNFGIVPDVVLSLDSSRGTLFHFRNILPKEIPILTWFGGCTYLFDLPNPKWIYFSTHPLDQVLRSLFFQNAPILENPSLNMAGIAVSFAKHLKYDRLILKGVDFDRNGGKTHCRTSGYETYDRFFLSRKVSLFKTRFQKSKSWEKRLSILEILKEESPELFQSDPMSKTAKKLGEGLILEDTKKIQFEKWIRFCIAHLDLKDYFSSRILNIPSVIKL from the coding sequence ATTCTCATCTTCGGTTTCGGTTTAGGCTACCACTTAGAATCTTATCTCCAAAAAACAAACCAGCCAGTAAACATTCTTATACTCGAACCTATTGGAGCATTTAAATCGATCGCAGAAAAATTTTTTGATAGAATCTTAAAATCATACGAAAACAAAGGACATCGTATCCAAATCGTTTTTGGTCTGGACAAATTTCTATCTCACCCACTCTCTTTCTGGCTTTCCGAAAAAACAGACCTGGTTTCCCCTTTTCTACACCCAGTTTATTCCAGAAAATTTCCCGATCTAACATTGAGTTTTTTGGATTCTCTCAAACAAAATTCTCAAAATAAAATCGCCAAAGAATATTTTCAAAAGATCTGGATACGCAACAGTATCCGAAATCTTACAAGTTCATTCCAAAATTCTAATACTTCTCTGATTCTTTCAGGAGCCAAAGATAATTTCTTTCAAAACCAAACCTTAGTTTTTACAGGTGCAAGCCCCTCTCTCGAAAAAGAAACGGACTGGATTTCTAAAAACAGAAGCCGATTTCATCTACTCGCTTCGGATACTTCTTTGGGTTGGATTTTAAACTTCGGAATCGTTCCTGACGTGGTTTTGAGTTTGGATTCTTCTAGAGGCACGTTATTTCACTTTCGAAATATTCTTCCCAAAGAAATTCCAATCCTTACTTGGTTCGGAGGTTGTACTTATCTTTTTGATCTTCCAAATCCGAAATGGATTTATTTTTCCACTCATCCTTTAGATCAAGTTCTAAGATCTCTTTTTTTTCAGAATGCGCCTATCTTGGAAAATCCGTCTTTGAACATGGCGGGAATCGCCGTGTCCTTCGCCAAACATCTAAAATACGATAGATTGATTTTAAAAGGTGTGGACTTTGATAGAAACGGTGGTAAAACTCATTGCAGAACCAGTGGTTACGAAACCTATGATCGTTTTTTTCTTTCTAGAAAAGTAAGTTTATTTAAAACACGGTTTCAAAAATCGAAGTCGTGGGAAAAAAGACTTTCCATTTTAGAAATCTTAAAAGAAGAATCTCCGGAACTTTTCCAATCCGATCCTATGTCTAAAACTGCAAAAAAACTCGGAGAAGGTTTGATCTTAGAAGACACAAAAAAAATTCAGTTCGAAAAATGGATTCGATTTTGTATTGCACATTTGGACCTAAAAGACTATTTTTCCTCTCGGATTTTGAATATTCCTTCGGTAATCAAACTCTAA
- a CDS encoding YheT family hydrolase has translation MSSEAFKPKRFVQGKHLQTVYNTFFPPKNRLRSEYYFEDILLQLGDGSGDSLWLEHNPPISQYSSGPSWNGIYIVMIHGMEGTSDSSYLVSLAQNALLRGYGCIRMNLRNCGRGQGFSKGTYNIGQTNDVQDVIDFVWKKLSHRIFLSGFSLSASLVLKYLGERRNHKVEAFSSTNPPLDLFKGCEFIDSREGKFYRDRFVSGFRKKIKNKIIQLPPELEKNAFQTKTFYEFDDRVTAPFFGYKDAKEYYLDCSCVRYIPDIRHSGIVIHSEDDPVAPPFDWEKIEWNKLPHIRTILSPKGGHVGFLTDPTPEIPDGRWLNKIILDYFDLKVNPGS, from the coding sequence ATGAGTTCAGAAGCCTTTAAACCGAAAAGATTCGTTCAAGGCAAACACCTTCAGACCGTCTATAATACTTTTTTTCCTCCTAAAAATCGTCTTAGGAGCGAATATTATTTCGAAGATATTCTTCTACAATTAGGGGACGGTTCTGGAGATTCGCTCTGGTTGGAACACAATCCTCCTATATCTCAGTATTCTTCTGGTCCGTCTTGGAACGGAATTTATATTGTAATGATTCACGGAATGGAAGGAACCTCTGATAGTTCTTATCTAGTCAGTTTGGCACAGAATGCTCTACTTCGAGGATACGGATGTATTCGAATGAATCTTAGAAACTGTGGTAGAGGTCAGGGATTTTCTAAAGGAACGTATAACATTGGTCAGACGAATGACGTTCAGGATGTGATTGATTTTGTATGGAAAAAACTTTCTCATAGAATTTTTCTTTCCGGGTTCTCTCTTTCTGCAAGTTTGGTTTTAAAATATTTAGGTGAAAGAAGAAATCACAAGGTGGAAGCGTTTTCCTCTACCAACCCTCCTTTAGATTTATTTAAAGGTTGTGAGTTTATCGATTCGAGAGAAGGAAAGTTTTACAGGGATCGATTTGTGTCTGGTTTTCGTAAAAAAATCAAAAATAAAATTATTCAACTTCCTCCTGAGTTAGAAAAAAACGCGTTCCAAACCAAAACGTTTTATGAATTTGATGATCGTGTAACGGCACCTTTTTTCGGTTATAAAGACGCGAAAGAATATTATCTGGATTGTTCTTGCGTTCGTTATATCCCGGATATTCGTCATTCTGGAATTGTAATTCATTCGGAAGACGATCCTGTGGCTCCTCCTTTTGATTGGGAAAAAATAGAATGGAACAAACTTCCTCATATACGAACGATCCTCAGTCCTAAAGGAGGTCACGTCGGATTTCTGACGGACCCGACGCCGGAAATTCCAGACGGAAGATGGTTAAATAAAATAATTCTGGATTATTTCGATTTGAAAGTAAACCCTGGAAGTTAA
- the eno gene encoding phosphopyruvate hydratase, producing the protein MSHHSQIQKIQAREIMDSRGNPTVEVDVTLIDGSFGRAAVPSGASTGEYEAVELRDGDKHRYLGKGVLKAVEHVNVKIQEVLKGENAIDQNRIDQLMLDADGTKNKGKLGANAILGTSLAVAKAAAFHSKLPLYRYIGGNFARELPVPMMNIINGGAHADNNVDFQEFMILPVGAKSFREALRMGAEVFHSLKSVLKGKKLNTAVGDEGGFAPDLTSNVEAIEVILQAIEKAGYKPEKDVLLGLDAASSEFYDKSKKKYVLGAENNKEFSSSELVDYYANLVSKYPIITIEDGLDENDWDGWKLLSEKLGKKIQLVGDDLFVTNIEKLSKGISSGVGNSILIKVNQIGSLSETLASIEMAKKAKYTNVVSHRSGETEDVTISHIAVATNAGQIKTGSLSRTDRIAKYNELLRIEEELGKSAVYKGRETFYNL; encoded by the coding sequence ATGTCTCATCACTCTCAAATTCAGAAAATTCAAGCTCGGGAAATTATGGATTCCCGTGGAAATCCTACGGTCGAAGTGGACGTAACCCTTATAGATGGTTCTTTTGGAAGAGCGGCGGTTCCTTCCGGAGCGTCCACTGGAGAATATGAAGCCGTAGAACTTAGAGATGGAGATAAACATCGTTATCTCGGAAAAGGGGTACTTAAGGCGGTAGAACACGTAAACGTAAAAATTCAAGAAGTACTAAAGGGAGAAAATGCGATCGATCAAAATAGAATCGACCAACTCATGTTAGACGCTGACGGAACCAAAAACAAAGGAAAACTAGGAGCGAATGCAATTTTAGGAACTTCTCTTGCGGTAGCCAAGGCTGCAGCCTTTCATTCTAAACTTCCATTATATCGTTATATCGGAGGAAACTTTGCCAGAGAACTGCCGGTTCCTATGATGAATATCATCAACGGAGGCGCTCATGCGGATAACAACGTAGACTTTCAAGAATTTATGATCCTTCCTGTAGGAGCCAAAAGTTTTCGAGAAGCCCTTCGTATGGGAGCGGAAGTATTTCATTCTTTAAAATCAGTCCTCAAAGGAAAAAAATTGAATACTGCCGTCGGAGACGAGGGTGGATTTGCTCCAGATTTGACTAGTAATGTGGAAGCGATCGAGGTCATTTTACAAGCCATTGAAAAGGCAGGATATAAACCTGAAAAAGACGTTTTACTCGGTTTAGATGCGGCTTCTTCCGAGTTTTATGACAAAAGTAAAAAGAAATACGTACTGGGTGCCGAAAATAATAAGGAGTTCTCCAGTTCCGAACTCGTGGATTATTATGCGAATTTGGTTTCCAAATATCCGATTATTACGATCGAAGACGGTTTGGATGAAAATGACTGGGATGGTTGGAAACTTCTTTCCGAAAAATTGGGAAAGAAAATTCAACTCGTAGGAGACGACCTTTTTGTGACAAACATAGAGAAACTCTCCAAAGGAATTTCTTCGGGAGTTGGAAATTCAATTCTGATTAAGGTAAATCAGATTGGCTCTCTTTCCGAAACTCTCGCTTCTATTGAAATGGCGAAAAAAGCCAAATATACAAACGTCGTAAGTCATAGAAGTGGGGAAACGGAAGACGTTACGATTTCTCATATTGCAGTTGCAACTAACGCGGGACAGATTAAAACCGGTTCTCTTTCTAGAACGGATAGAATTGCAAAATATAACGAACTTCTAAGGATCGAAGAAGAACTCGGAAAATCGGCAGTTTATAAGGGTAGGGAAACTTTTTATAATTTATAA
- a CDS encoding DUF4416 family protein yields the protein MNSSKKNPITKEKLNRPPGAAFFIVVTFEEAEIFYSIKTRSEKKFSATLYESNPMPTWKEPDTDFWNSFPGRNTKILSFKRRIHREELPSIQKECLSIQNSVVEKDRGVRIFPGYLCNHSVVISSIQDDFHRIYLFNGVYAETVYNYQKQKMVFKETAPPFFKTPEAVYFFTSLRESYVQNISKS from the coding sequence ATGAATTCCTCTAAAAAGAATCCTATCACAAAGGAAAAACTCAATCGTCCTCCCGGTGCGGCGTTTTTTATTGTGGTCACTTTTGAAGAAGCGGAAATATTTTATTCCATCAAAACTAGGTCGGAAAAAAAATTCTCCGCAACCTTGTATGAAAGTAATCCTATGCCTACTTGGAAGGAACCGGACACAGATTTTTGGAATTCGTTTCCAGGAAGAAATACTAAAATTCTTTCTTTCAAAAGAAGAATTCACAGAGAAGAACTTCCCTCCATTCAAAAAGAATGTCTTTCGATTCAGAATTCTGTCGTGGAAAAGGACAGAGGGGTTCGAATTTTTCCAGGATACCTTTGTAATCATTCTGTTGTGATCTCAAGTATCCAAGACGATTTTCATAGAATTTATCTTTTTAACGGAGTTTATGCGGAAACGGTTTATAACTATCAAAAACAAAAGATGGTTTTTAAAGAGACTGCCCCTCCGTTTTTCAAAACTCCGGAAGCAGTTTATTTTTTTACGAGTTTGAGAGAATCTTATGTTCAAAATATTAGTAAATCTTAA
- a CDS encoding HEAT repeat domain-containing protein, whose translation MNSVEKSKNWKNKIKNSSKKSKKIHLNFVKHILFFAYILLLLFTQISVFAQSKSTKLSEEQILKKKEVLLQVLKFGTTKERAMALRELERFPPEHSGILIDQLGKILDKDPDWMMRVYTIRTVATLKLTQYEESILKLLKNEQPDIQKESIYATKKLKFEKAVPILFEILKTQDFTKNSNLTVGLLDALGDFPPQEESSSFLLARLHENFNDPEIRAQIALFFGKNKDKKAENTLLEIYKDPKEPITLRSFSVSSLGKMKSISSMQTIKEELEKIRNLKNKQEVKDFQPLKIHSITALVSMGDKDILEELYAYARDDDPVVRLRAIKHLTDTGDMSVLEILEYKAHKDPSEKVKKAAKTAIEKLKKGESGKDPDDSSLPIKPKSGHREKPIRSSDPSPLPGTSSPDLRPSGGESGSSPSPSGGGKPESEDLED comes from the coding sequence ATGAACTCAGTAGAAAAATCCAAGAACTGGAAGAACAAAATCAAAAATTCCAGCAAGAAATCTAAAAAAATACACCTTAACTTTGTGAAACATATTCTTTTTTTTGCATATATTCTTCTTTTACTTTTTACGCAAATTTCCGTATTTGCTCAATCAAAGTCGACTAAACTTTCCGAAGAACAAATTCTAAAGAAAAAAGAAGTTCTTCTACAGGTTTTAAAGTTCGGAACTACAAAAGAAAGAGCGATGGCGCTTCGAGAACTTGAACGGTTTCCGCCTGAACATTCCGGAATCCTAATAGATCAACTCGGTAAAATTTTAGATAAAGATCCCGATTGGATGATGAGGGTCTACACAATTAGAACCGTTGCTACATTAAAACTCACCCAATATGAAGAATCCATTCTTAAACTTCTAAAAAACGAACAACCGGACATACAAAAGGAATCCATCTACGCCACTAAAAAATTAAAGTTCGAAAAGGCCGTTCCGATTCTTTTTGAAATACTAAAAACACAGGACTTTACTAAAAATTCCAATCTTACCGTAGGCCTTTTAGATGCGTTAGGTGACTTTCCTCCTCAAGAAGAATCTTCTTCTTTTTTACTCGCTCGATTGCATGAAAACTTCAACGATCCAGAAATCAGAGCCCAAATCGCTCTTTTTTTCGGAAAGAACAAGGATAAAAAAGCGGAGAACACGTTACTCGAAATCTATAAGGACCCTAAAGAACCAATCACTCTTAGAAGTTTTTCCGTTAGTTCTCTTGGCAAGATGAAATCCATTTCCTCAATGCAGACGATCAAGGAGGAATTGGAAAAAATTAGGAATCTCAAAAACAAACAAGAAGTTAAAGACTTTCAACCCCTAAAAATCCATTCCATTACGGCACTCGTTTCTATGGGCGACAAAGATATATTAGAAGAATTGTATGCATATGCAAGAGACGATGATCCCGTCGTAAGACTTAGAGCGATCAAACATCTTACCGATACGGGGGATATGTCCGTTCTTGAAATTTTAGAGTATAAGGCTCACAAAGACCCGAGTGAAAAAGTAAAAAAAGCCGCAAAAACAGCGATCGAAAAATTAAAAAAAGGAGAATCCGGAAAGGATCCAGATGATTCTTCACTTCCTATCAAACCCAAGTCAGGACATAGAGAAAAACCAATTCGTTCGAGCGATCCCTCTCCGTTACCCGGAACTTCCAGTCCTGATCTAAGACCTTCAGGGGGAGAAAGCGGCTCTTCTCCTTCTCCATCCGGAGGAGGCAAACCCGAATCTGAGGACTTAGAGGATTAA
- a CDS encoding DNA primase has protein sequence MQGIRMNQNSEFDIVTLIELAKRNKYERAVAGFHTLDRIERLELPKKIKARKLAVQAMFALANEEVQYQYFTKEERIQLDKEANLTNESYSKFNGLFEAPQAPIAEEDTEEDFIPEEAPRPILDGEEDSLDEEDDDDDEDEDDFDEDEEESEKEED, from the coding sequence ATTCAGGGAATCCGAATGAACCAAAATTCAGAATTTGACATTGTCACTCTTATCGAATTAGCAAAACGTAACAAATATGAAAGAGCTGTTGCTGGATTCCATACACTAGACCGAATCGAAAGACTAGAATTGCCTAAAAAGATCAAAGCTAGAAAATTAGCCGTTCAGGCAATGTTTGCACTCGCCAACGAAGAAGTACAATACCAATATTTTACAAAAGAAGAAAGAATCCAACTCGACAAAGAAGCAAATCTTACAAACGAATCCTACTCTAAATTCAACGGACTTTTCGAAGCTCCTCAAGCCCCAATTGCAGAAGAAGATACAGAAGAAGATTTTATTCCGGAAGAAGCACCTCGTCCAATTCTTGATGGAGAAGAAGATTCTCTCGATGAAGAAGATGACGACGACGACGAGGACGAAGACGATTTTGACGAGGACGAAGAAGAATCCGAAAAAGAAGAGGATTAG
- a CDS encoding type 1 glutamine amidotransferase translates to MRSLIVRFKDCEGPGILLDSLKKRSYKITYHNAYDLRVKPLPDAHLIFDLIVLLGGPQSVTDQSLTGFFEPWLNLVRYASSMPNRKVIGICLGSQIISKALGGEVKRGENGPEVGFYDVQVQEPHFIFDGISSFPAFHLHEDVFSIPKGAKNLLKSGKYPNQMFSFEDRIFGIQCHLEITASMLSVWQKVHSDFIRSAGWIPGPETELLRSQMEKVGRSIFEKILDHSTGFETNHRALLSPQAMTSKSR, encoded by the coding sequence ATGAGGAGTTTGATCGTTCGATTTAAGGATTGTGAAGGCCCGGGAATTCTACTCGATTCTTTAAAAAAAAGAAGTTATAAAATCACCTATCACAACGCATACGATTTACGAGTAAAACCACTTCCGGACGCTCATCTCATTTTTGATCTAATTGTACTTTTAGGTGGACCACAGTCCGTCACGGATCAGTCTCTTACCGGTTTTTTCGAACCTTGGTTGAATTTAGTGCGTTATGCGAGCTCTATGCCGAATCGTAAAGTAATCGGAATTTGTCTTGGTTCACAAATTATTTCCAAAGCATTGGGTGGCGAAGTCAAACGAGGAGAAAATGGACCCGAAGTCGGGTTTTACGACGTGCAGGTTCAAGAGCCTCATTTTATATTTGATGGAATTTCTTCATTTCCGGCGTTTCATCTTCACGAGGATGTTTTTTCAATTCCTAAGGGAGCAAAAAATCTTTTGAAAAGTGGAAAGTATCCCAATCAGATGTTTTCTTTCGAAGATCGAATTTTTGGAATTCAATGCCACTTAGAAATTACCGCTTCTATGCTTTCTGTCTGGCAGAAGGTGCATTCTGATTTTATTCGTTCTGCGGGTTGGATTCCCGGACCGGAAACGGAACTTTTGAGGTCTCAGATGGAGAAAGTGGGGCGTAGTATTTTCGAAAAAATATTGGATCATTCTACTGGTTTTGAGACAAATCATCGCGCTCTTTTGAGTCCTCAAGCCATGACTTCTAAAAGCAGATGA
- a CDS encoding TlpA family protein disulfide reductase: MNLESNSCIRNVIHRFFLYFIFSLSGFYCALSEQPNLGVQEFQGITLDGQLVRLSEVKASRLILNVYGPNCVPCIKEIPALNYLYHEMQKDPKVQFYMAVDPSLFFDDPEVMSEDEMLTKVIPLVKDEIQKYKIQVPTLLMKKPFRVSRTNSIITGTPETLLFKTKPFVLYYNFIGPISEEGNPERLSIDQKILFFRRMAGSS; the protein is encoded by the coding sequence ATGAATTTGGAATCCAATTCTTGCATTCGTAACGTGATCCATCGATTTTTTCTATATTTTATTTTCAGTTTGTCTGGATTTTATTGCGCGCTGTCGGAACAACCCAATTTAGGTGTTCAGGAATTTCAAGGAATTACCCTAGATGGACAACTCGTTCGACTTTCTGAAGTGAAAGCGTCTCGATTAATACTAAACGTATACGGTCCTAATTGTGTTCCCTGCATTAAAGAAATACCGGCTCTCAATTATCTCTATCACGAAATGCAAAAGGATCCCAAGGTCCAATTTTATATGGCGGTTGACCCATCTTTATTTTTTGATGACCCGGAGGTGATGTCGGAAGATGAGATGTTGACCAAAGTGATTCCATTGGTAAAGGATGAAATTCAGAAATATAAAATTCAAGTTCCGACACTTTTAATGAAAAAACCGTTTCGAGTCAGTCGAACCAATTCTATCATTACGGGAACCCCCGAAACTCTTCTTTTTAAAACAAAACCTTTTGTACTATATTATAATTTTATTGGACCCATTAGTGAAGAGGGAAATCCAGAAAGACTGAGCATAGACCAGAAGATACTATTTTTTAGAAGGATGGCTGGATCTTCATGA
- a CDS encoding ClpP family protease, with translation MPETEKIAEVFEELTGSKISKNFLDHRKIFLWGPVTDESSKDLVGKLLYLEMKDPGKKITFYINSPGGVVTSGMTVFDTIKMISSPVHTVCMGMAASMGSVLLAAGTKGERSIWPNGKVMIHQPSIGGQIVAPATDLKIHAEEILKTKAKLNQILADACGHPVSKLEEDTDRDYYMDAEEAIKYGIVDKLSTKIDFN, from the coding sequence ATGCCAGAAACAGAAAAAATCGCAGAAGTATTCGAAGAACTCACAGGAAGTAAAATTTCCAAAAATTTCCTCGACCATAGAAAGATTTTTCTCTGGGGTCCTGTTACGGACGAATCTTCTAAAGATTTAGTCGGTAAACTACTTTACCTGGAAATGAAAGATCCAGGTAAAAAAATCACTTTTTATATCAATAGTCCGGGTGGGGTTGTCACTTCGGGAATGACCGTATTTGACACGATCAAGATGATTAGTTCTCCGGTTCACACGGTTTGTATGGGAATGGCCGCTTCTATGGGTTCTGTTCTACTTGCTGCAGGAACAAAAGGAGAACGTTCTATTTGGCCAAACGGTAAAGTGATGATTCATCAACCTAGTATTGGCGGACAGATCGTAGCACCCGCAACGGATCTGAAAATTCACGCGGAAGAAATTCTAAAGACAAAGGCGAAATTAAATCAAATTCTTGCGGATGCTTGTGGACATCCTGTTTCCAAATTGGAAGAGGACACAGACAGAGATTATTATATGGACGCGGAAGAAGCGATCAAATACGGAATCGTAGATAAACTTTCTACTAAAATCGATTTTAATTGA
- the lcpA gene encoding complement regulator-acquiring protein LcpA produces the protein MFKILVNLNILFFLLVYFLFFGCCAPSRLEIVSVVLCDHFNRVGECLEPVEKNHHYKIEIPNHKKPDTWEKFSNYLYFHARETPGFLIRFNRKLTPSESKMIKDSYYATMSFSGTVERMEGFEMGEDWVGSFQYLGSIIKEKLKKENRLSSFPYTNSIFPAEVEFRFNSSLFEGEEKTKINLSFIVLPPEK, from the coding sequence ATGTTCAAAATATTAGTAAATCTTAATATTCTATTTTTCCTTTTAGTTTATTTTTTATTTTTTGGGTGTTGTGCTCCTTCGCGGCTGGAAATCGTTTCGGTGGTTCTTTGTGATCATTTCAATCGGGTTGGAGAATGTCTTGAACCTGTGGAAAAAAATCATCATTATAAAATAGAAATTCCAAATCACAAAAAACCGGATACTTGGGAAAAGTTTTCTAATTATCTTTACTTTCATGCGAGAGAAACTCCAGGTTTTCTAATTCGATTCAATCGTAAGTTAACCCCTTCCGAATCTAAAATGATCAAAGATTCCTATTACGCCACGATGAGTTTTTCCGGAACTGTAGAAAGGATGGAAGGTTTTGAAATGGGAGAGGATTGGGTTGGTTCGTTTCAGTATCTAGGTTCTATAATTAAAGAAAAATTAAAAAAAGAAAATCGTCTTTCTTCCTTTCCTTATACAAATTCTATCTTTCCAGCAGAAGTGGAATTTAGATTTAATTCTTCTCTTTTCGAAGGGGAAGAAAAAACGAAAATCAATCTAAGTTTTATCGTTCTTCCTCCAGAAAAATGA
- a CDS encoding LIC_11959 family protein: MLRFLNIQKIFWTCFLFSNILTLSVFSQEIHRAASTYRNSISLSEPRISDIKEALSSESPDFPNSLKLFFQELKGNYAIFYDWNGDTVYYKYRINKFDRSKLKQVRKLSEGAAYEVNGLWEGLLVFQVSTVPLFKKASEISLEEKKEKFSIPVFDLVEFKELALDEILY; this comes from the coding sequence TTGTTACGTTTTTTAAATATTCAAAAAATATTTTGGACTTGTTTTCTTTTTTCTAATATTTTGACCCTATCCGTTTTTTCTCAGGAAATACATAGGGCTGCTTCTACGTATCGAAATTCGATCTCTCTTTCAGAACCTAGAATCTCCGATATTAAAGAAGCTCTATCTTCCGAATCTCCCGATTTTCCGAATTCATTAAAACTTTTTTTTCAAGAACTCAAGGGAAACTACGCGATTTTTTATGACTGGAACGGAGATACAGTATATTATAAATATAGAATTAACAAATTTGACAGATCGAAACTTAAACAAGTTCGTAAACTTTCGGAAGGCGCTGCATATGAAGTAAATGGTCTCTGGGAAGGTTTGCTCGTATTTCAAGTTTCCACCGTTCCACTTTTCAAAAAGGCTTCTGAAATTAGTTTAGAAGAAAAAAAAGAAAAATTTTCCATTCCGGTTTTTGATCTTGTTGAATTCAAGGAACTGGCTCTGGATGAAATTCTTTATTAA
- a CDS encoding response regulator codes for MNKGYIICVDDEISVLETIQQQLRNEFGESHEIEIANSAEEALALMEEIQNSGYVIEVVITDQVMPGMKGSQFLEEVHKKLPDSIKIMLTGQAGLDSAIHAINYGGLSRYVEKPWNIEELTGDIRFLIEKFRQNLENQHLINELSRKIQELEEQNQKFQQEI; via the coding sequence ATGAATAAAGGTTATATCATTTGTGTCGATGATGAAATATCGGTGCTGGAAACGATTCAACAGCAACTCCGTAACGAATTCGGAGAAAGCCATGAAATCGAAATTGCAAACAGCGCGGAAGAAGCCCTGGCGCTCATGGAGGAAATCCAAAATTCCGGCTATGTAATCGAAGTAGTGATTACCGATCAAGTAATGCCCGGCATGAAAGGTTCCCAATTTTTAGAGGAAGTACATAAAAAACTTCCAGACTCGATCAAGATCATGCTCACCGGTCAGGCCGGTCTTGATTCCGCGATCCACGCGATCAACTACGGGGGTTTAAGTCGTTATGTGGAAAAACCTTGGAATATAGAAGAACTCACAGGGGATATTCGTTTCTTGATAGAAAAGTTCCGTCAAAATTTAGAGAATCAACATTTAATCAATGAACTCAGTAGAAAAATCCAAGAACTGGAAGAACAAAATCAAAAATTCCAGCAAGAAATCTAA